One genomic segment of Oreochromis aureus strain Israel breed Guangdong linkage group 9, ZZ_aureus, whole genome shotgun sequence includes these proteins:
- the LOC116327395 gene encoding zinc transporter ZIP12-like: MHFMSSTLCLLLLLLYLCPLGRMLEVKGQEQGYLQEALRALNLPVGPDNKAQLQKNRTSVLITTLLRAVRCTERTGSCQDMCEKCLTPDIALSVLKDDGKDVLTEEDYQQISTVLLYYIINLQDLCVSNAAPPPSSFSSSSGNFQFYLLALTNLHPAEDSSFLSSNETESILQVINQHYEPSSQHIPSSSQCIDAAHLLEDADVKGNPGAGTSAVPRVAAAIISHILQGHCFRKRNLPPPAFFIDYIFHSLNCTSNLQIMDLEELLRQLGVGREGGMHSRNRKRRGIRVGSKKVARHLQDSCNPEIEGINSDWAQVCFSANQLVDIFALDPHLPISKEHFRQICPAIIQQLLGNACEPEEQQTRGSLPTALEKYGYSTAAVFLITVGSMFGICLIFFNSCQETYSLILQLFVGLAVGTLSGDALLHLIPQILGLHHSTHNHGDEDYDEEKQYLWKILGVIAGIYSFFLIEKLFSFLVPSHSHGHGGDLSLNCNGHSQRGKSISTIQLGPVDDLECTEMSPEHANTRRPSHPRQGVSLLAVMVIVGDSLHNFADGLVIGAAFSSSSETGMATTVAILCHEIPHEMGDFAVLLSSGLSVKTAVLMNFLSALTAFMGLYIGLFVSSETEVQQWIFSVTAGIFLYLSLVEMLPEMNRVKTDRPCLMFFLQNLGLLLGWACLLLLALFEHELKF; encoded by the exons ATGCACTTCATGAGCAGTACTCTGTGtttgctgctgctactgctgtaTCTTTGTCCTCTTGGGAGAATGCTGGAAGTGAAAGGGCAGGAGCAGGGGTACCTGCAGGAGGCTCTCAGGGCCTTGAATTTGCCCGTGGGGCCGGACAACAAGGCTCAACTCCAGAAGAACAGAACCAGTGTACTGATCACCACACTTCTCCGGGCAGTGCGCTGCACAGAGCGGACGGGCAGCTGTCAGGACATGTGTGAGAAG TGCCTGACACCAGACATAGCCCTGTCCGTGCTGAAGGATGATGGGAAGGATGTCCTCACTGAGGAGGACTACCAGCAGATCTCAACTGTCCTGCTGtactatataattaatttgcAAGACCTGTGTGTGTCAAATGCTGCCCCCCCTCCTTCTTCCTTTTCCTCCTCATCTGGGAACTTTCAGTTCTATCTTCTGGCCCTCACTAACTTACATCCAGCTGAAGACAGCAGCTTCCTTTCATCCAATGAAACAGAAAGTATCCTGCAGGTCATCAACCAGCACTATGAGCCATCCAGCCAACATATACCCTCAAGTTCCCAA TGCATCGATGCAGCTCATCTCTTGGAAGATGCTGATGTTAAGGGAAATCCAGGTGCTGGTACATCTGCCGTTCCCAGAGTGGCCGCAGCCATCATTAGCCATATTCTCCAAGGCCATTGTTTCAGAAAGAGAAACCTGCCACCCCCCGCTTTCTTTATAGACTATATCTTTCATTCTCTTAACTGCACAAGTAACCTGCAGATTATGG ACCTGGAGGAGTTGCTTCGTCAGCTGGGAGTAGGACGGGAAGGAGGGATGCACTCTCGCAACAGGAAGAGACGAGGCATCAGAGTAGGTTCAAAGAAGGTGGCTAGGCATTTGCAAGACAGCTGCAACCCCGAAATTGAGGGAATAAACAGTGACTGGGCACAG GTATGTTTTTCAGCCAATCAGCTGGTGGATATTTTTGCTCTGGATCCTCATTTGCCAATTTCCAAGGAACACTTCAGACAAATTTGCCCAGCCATCATTCAGCAGTTGCTAGGCAATGCCTGTGAGCCTGAAGAGCAACAAACAAGAGGATCTCTGCCCACAGCTCTTGAGA AGTATGGCTACAGCACAGCTGCTGTCTTTCTCATCACGGTGGGCTCCATGTTTGGTATCTGTCTGATCTTCTTCAACTCCTGCCAAGAAACCTACTCACTaatcctgcagctgtttgttgGTCTGGCAGTGGGAACCCTCTCAGGAGACGCTCTCTTGCACCTCATACCACAG ATCCTTGGCCTCCATCACAGCACACACAATCATGGTGATGAGGACTATGATGAAGAAAAACAGTATTTGTGGAAGATCTTGGGAGTGATTGCTGGGATTTACAGCTTTTTCCTCATTGAAAAACTATTCTCCTTTTTAGTCCCTTCTCATAGTCAT GGTCATGGCGGTGACCTTTCCTTGAACTGCAATGGTCACTCACAGAGAGGCAAGTCTATCTCCACAATACAGCTG GGACCCGTGGATGACTTGGAGTGTACAGAAATGTCTCCTGAGCATGCAAACACAAGGCGTCCTTCACATCCTA GACAAGGGGTTTCTCTGCTGGCTGTGATGGTAATTGTGGGAGACAGTCTTCATAACTTTGCTGATGGCCTGGTTATCGGGGCAGCTTTCTCCTCTTCATCTGAGACTGGAATGGCGACCACTGTGGCCATCCTGTGTCACGAGATTCCACATGAGATGG GGGACTTTGCAGTGCTGCTCAGCTCTGGACTCTCAGTGAAGACTGCTGTGCTAATGAACTTTCTCAGCGCTCTGACGGCCTTCATGGGGCTCTACATCGGACTCTTTGTTTCTTCAGAGACAGAAGTGCAGCAGTGGATCTTTTCTGTCACTGCGGGGATTTTTCTCTATTTGTCATTGGTGGAAATG CTTCCAGAGATGAATCGAGTAAAGACCGACAGACCGTGCCTCATGTTTTTCCTCCAGAACCTCGGTCTCCTGTTGGGTTGGGCCTGCCTTTTGTTGCTTGCGCTCTTTGAACATGAACTCAAATTTTAA